From the genome of Pantoea alfalfae, one region includes:
- the cheR gene encoding protein-glutamate O-methyltransferase CheR yields MKKSTILDQSETTTLLSQMVQRLPLSDTHFRRISQLIYQRAGIVLADHKREMVYNRLVRRLRTLNIDDFGRYLALLESDPNSAEWQAFINALTTNLTAFFREAHHFPILAEHARKRQGNFSVWSTAASTGEEPYSIAMTLAETLGTGPGKFQVHASDIDTQVLEKAVSGVYRQEELRTLSPAQMQRFFLRGTGPHAGMVRARPELTNLVTYAQLNLLANDWALPGQFDAIFCRNVMIYFDKETQEKILRRFVPLLKPGGILFAGHSENFSQISKEFWLRGQTVYGLTKER; encoded by the coding sequence ATGAAAAAATCGACAATTTTAGATCAAAGTGAGACGACAACGCTGCTGTCGCAGATGGTGCAGCGTTTACCGCTCTCCGATACGCATTTTCGTCGTATCAGCCAGCTGATCTATCAGCGTGCCGGTATCGTACTGGCCGATCACAAGCGTGAGATGGTCTACAACCGCCTGGTTCGTCGCCTGCGTACGCTGAATATCGATGATTTCGGTCGCTACCTGGCGCTGCTGGAGTCCGATCCGAACAGTGCCGAGTGGCAGGCGTTTATCAACGCCCTGACCACCAACCTGACCGCGTTCTTCCGCGAAGCGCATCACTTCCCGATTCTGGCGGAGCATGCACGTAAGCGCCAGGGCAATTTCAGCGTCTGGAGTACCGCGGCGTCAACCGGCGAAGAGCCTTATTCCATCGCGATGACACTGGCGGAAACGCTGGGTACCGGACCGGGCAAGTTCCAGGTTCATGCCAGCGATATTGATACCCAGGTACTGGAAAAAGCGGTATCGGGTGTTTATCGCCAGGAAGAGCTGCGCACGCTGTCACCCGCGCAAATGCAGCGCTTCTTCCTGCGCGGCACCGGTCCACACGCCGGAATGGTGCGGGCGCGTCCTGAGCTGACCAACCTCGTCACCTACGCACAGCTTAACCTGCTGGCCAACGACTGGGCGCTGCCGGGTCAGTTCGACGCAATTTTCTGTCGCAATGTGATGATCTATTTCGATAAAGAGACGCAGGAGAAGATTCTGCGTCGGTTTGTGCCGCTGCTGAAGCCGGGTGGCATCCTGTTCGCCGGACACTCAGAAAACTTTAGTCAGATCAGTAAAGAGTTCTGGCTGCGTGGACAAACCGTCTATGGACTGACGAAGGAAAGATGA
- a CDS encoding methyl-accepting chemotaxis protein — protein sequence MFSRVRVVSGLLSVLALFALLQLFSGGMFFKTVSSDKENFAYNQRLNTLQQAMGTSWVSLVQARNTLNRAGIRFLQDAQMSGSGASVKELVALAGEELKQAEVNYQIFNDNLSEQGKTAENVLALQANYKAYHDALAELMVFFTTGNFKGFVDQPTQSFQDKFQKDYSAWLENNKALSQQGVEANQQAYSRSITIVIATLAVTLLMIILVWNVMRSVLIRPLRQSIEHIQHIARGDLTQPVEITVRNEIGELLTSLQHMQQELARTVRTVRDGSEAIYTGASEISIGNNDLSSRTEQQAASLEQTAASMEQLTATVKQNAENARQASKLALTASETAQQGGKVVDGVVTTMKEIAGSSKKIADITSVIDGIAFQTNILALNAAVEAARAGEQGRGFAVVAGEVRSLAQRSAQAAKEIKGLIEDSVSRVNTGSVLVESAGDTMSNIVSAVTRVTDIMGEIASASDEQSRGIDQVGLAVTEMDRVTQQNASLVEESAAAAAALEDQASHLKQAVSVFNIGKEFVAQAVNKTTATKTLQSDAPLAVGRSSAVRSDDNWETF from the coding sequence ATGTTTAGTCGAGTGCGCGTTGTTTCCGGCCTGCTGAGTGTGCTGGCGCTGTTTGCGCTGCTGCAGCTGTTTTCCGGCGGAATGTTTTTCAAAACTGTCAGTTCAGATAAAGAGAATTTTGCCTACAACCAGCGTCTGAATACGTTGCAACAGGCGATGGGCACCTCATGGGTTTCGCTGGTTCAGGCGCGCAATACCCTTAACCGCGCCGGTATCCGTTTTCTGCAGGATGCGCAGATGTCGGGATCGGGCGCCAGCGTAAAAGAGCTGGTCGCACTGGCGGGCGAGGAGCTGAAACAGGCTGAAGTCAACTATCAGATTTTCAACGATAACCTGTCAGAACAGGGCAAAACGGCTGAAAACGTTCTGGCGTTGCAGGCGAACTACAAGGCCTATCACGATGCGCTGGCAGAACTGATGGTGTTCTTCACCACCGGCAACTTCAAAGGCTTTGTGGATCAGCCAACGCAGAGTTTCCAGGACAAGTTCCAGAAAGATTACAGTGCCTGGCTTGAGAACAACAAAGCACTGTCACAGCAGGGTGTGGAAGCCAACCAGCAGGCTTACAGCCGCTCCATCACTATCGTCATCGCCACGCTGGCCGTGACGTTGCTGATGATTATCCTGGTGTGGAACGTCATGCGCTCGGTGCTGATCCGTCCTCTGCGTCAGAGCATTGAGCACATTCAGCACATCGCACGCGGCGATCTGACTCAGCCGGTTGAGATTACCGTACGCAACGAAATTGGTGAGTTACTGACGTCACTGCAGCATATGCAGCAGGAGCTGGCACGCACTGTCCGCACCGTCCGTGACGGCTCGGAAGCCATCTATACCGGTGCCAGCGAAATCTCCATCGGCAATAACGATCTCTCTTCGCGTACCGAACAGCAGGCCGCCTCGCTGGAGCAGACTGCTGCCAGCATGGAGCAGCTCACCGCGACCGTGAAGCAGAATGCCGAAAACGCCCGTCAGGCGTCGAAGCTGGCGCTGACCGCCTCTGAAACCGCACAGCAGGGCGGCAAAGTGGTGGATGGCGTGGTCACCACCATGAAAGAGATTGCGGGCAGCTCTAAGAAAATTGCCGATATCACCAGTGTGATCGACGGCATCGCCTTCCAGACCAACATCCTGGCACTGAATGCGGCGGTTGAAGCAGCCCGTGCCGGTGAGCAGGGCCGCGGCTTTGCCGTGGTGGCGGGTGAAGTACGCAGTCTGGCGCAGCGCAGCGCCCAGGCCGCCAAAGAGATTAAAGGTCTCATCGAAGATTCCGTTAGCCGCGTTAATACCGGCTCGGTGCTGGTAGAGAGCGCCGGTGACACCATGAGCAACATCGTCAGCGCGGTCACACGCGTCACTGACATCATGGGCGAGATCGCCTCTGCGTCAGACGAACAGAGCCGTGGCATTGACCAGGTGGGCCTTGCGGTGACCGAGATGGATCGCGTCACGCAGCAGAACGCCTCACTGGTTGAAGAGTCAGCGGCAGCAGCTGCAGCGCTCGAAGATCAGGCAAGTCACTTAAAACAAGCGGTATCAGTGTTCAATATTGGTAAAGAATTTGTCGCTCAGGCCGTTAACAAGACAACGGCGACAAAAACGCTCCAGTCAGATGCACCGTTAGCCGTTGGTCGTTCGTCTGCGGTACGCAGCGACGACAACTGGGAAACCTTTTAA
- a CDS encoding protein-glutamate methylesterase/protein-glutamine glutaminase — MSKITVMCVDDSALMRQLMTEIINSHPDMEMVATAPDPLVARDLIKQFNPQVLTLDVEMPRMDGLDFLEKLMRLRPMPVVMVSSLTGKGSEITLRALELGAVDFVTKPQLGIREGMLGYSQMIGDKIRAAARARLHNRAAMPVPATLKAGPLLSSEKLIAIGSSTGGTEAIRHVLQPLPATSPALLITQHMPPGFTRSFAERLNKLCQITVKEAEDGERILPGHAYIAPGAMHMELARSGANYVVKLNEGPPVNRHKPSVDVLFKSVATYAGRNAVGVILTGMGNDGAAGMLEMHRAGAWTIAQNEASCVVFGMPREAIATGGVSEVVDLSNISQHMLAKISAGQALRI; from the coding sequence ATGAGCAAAATCACCGTGATGTGCGTAGATGACTCTGCGCTGATGCGGCAGTTGATGACCGAGATCATCAACAGCCATCCGGATATGGAGATGGTCGCTACGGCGCCCGATCCGCTGGTCGCCCGCGATTTGATCAAGCAGTTCAATCCGCAGGTGCTGACGCTGGATGTGGAAATGCCGCGCATGGATGGCCTCGATTTCCTGGAAAAACTGATGCGGTTACGGCCAATGCCGGTGGTGATGGTTTCATCGCTGACCGGAAAAGGCTCCGAAATCACCCTGCGTGCGCTGGAACTGGGGGCGGTGGATTTCGTCACCAAACCCCAGCTCGGCATCCGCGAAGGCATGCTGGGCTACAGCCAGATGATTGGCGACAAAATCCGCGCGGCGGCCCGGGCCCGCCTGCACAACCGTGCAGCGATGCCGGTGCCCGCGACGCTGAAAGCGGGGCCACTGCTGAGTAGTGAGAAGCTGATTGCGATTGGCTCCTCTACCGGCGGCACCGAGGCGATTCGTCACGTGCTGCAGCCGTTACCGGCCACCAGTCCGGCGCTGCTGATTACCCAGCATATGCCGCCAGGCTTTACCCGCTCTTTTGCCGAACGTCTGAACAAGCTGTGTCAGATCACGGTGAAAGAGGCCGAAGACGGTGAGCGTATTCTGCCGGGGCACGCTTATATCGCGCCAGGCGCGATGCACATGGAGCTGGCCCGAAGTGGTGCCAACTATGTGGTGAAACTGAATGAAGGTCCACCGGTCAACCGGCACAAACCCTCAGTGGATGTGCTGTTTAAATCGGTGGCAACGTACGCCGGACGAAATGCGGTAGGGGTCATCCTTACCGGAATGGGCAATGATGGTGCCGCCGGGATGCTGGAAATGCATCGGGCAGGTGCCTGGACTATCGCCCAGAACGAAGCCAGCTGTGTGGTATTTGGCATGCCGCGTGAGGCCATCGCCACAGGCGGCGTGAGCGAAGTCGTGGATTTAAGCAACATCAGCCAGC